The Haloplanus salinarum genome includes a region encoding these proteins:
- a CDS encoding homoserine dehydrogenase, which translates to MSLRLAVIGVGAVGRSVVELAPEYGHAVTAVADSRSAAVDPGGLDAETVFDRKEAEGVVGSADPEDALAAEYDVLVEATPTTLGDAEPGFSHVEAALERDRHAVLANKGPVAERYADLMALDAESAGTVQFEAAVGGAIPILSTIADFGPGQITAARGVLNGTANFILSRMAAEGLGYEHVLAEAQDLGVAEADPAFDVEGTDAALKFVILANVLGEGEQVYSLADADVEGIRDIPASALDLAAEDGRTIRLIGEATADGVRVGPRLVPQHDALAVTGTRNIVQFETVNAGQLHLSGRGAGGPETATAILSDVGRLE; encoded by the coding sequence ATGAGCCTCCGACTCGCGGTGATCGGCGTCGGCGCCGTCGGCCGCTCGGTGGTCGAACTCGCCCCGGAGTACGGCCACGCCGTGACGGCCGTCGCGGACTCACGGTCGGCGGCGGTCGACCCCGGCGGACTCGACGCGGAGACTGTCTTCGACCGCAAGGAGGCGGAGGGCGTCGTCGGATCGGCCGACCCCGAGGACGCGCTGGCCGCGGAGTACGACGTCCTAGTCGAGGCGACGCCGACGACGCTCGGCGACGCCGAACCCGGCTTCTCGCACGTCGAGGCGGCGCTCGAACGCGACCGACACGCCGTCCTGGCGAACAAGGGTCCCGTCGCGGAGCGGTACGCGGACCTGATGGCACTCGACGCCGAGAGTGCGGGCACGGTCCAGTTCGAGGCGGCGGTCGGCGGCGCCATCCCCATCCTCTCGACCATCGCGGACTTCGGCCCCGGACAGATCACGGCGGCGCGTGGCGTGCTCAACGGCACCGCCAACTTCATCCTCTCGCGGATGGCCGCCGAGGGACTTGGCTACGAACACGTCCTCGCGGAGGCACAGGACCTGGGCGTCGCGGAGGCCGACCCCGCATTCGACGTGGAGGGGACGGACGCGGCGCTGAAGTTCGTCATCCTGGCGAACGTTCTCGGCGAGGGAGAGCAAGTGTACAGCCTCGCCGACGCGGACGTCGAAGGCATCCGGGACATCCCGGCGAGCGCGCTCGACCTGGCCGCGGAGGACGGCCGGACGATCCGGTTGATCGGCGAGGCGACGGCCGACGGCGTCCGCGTGGGACCGCGACTCGTCCCCCAGCACGACGCCCTGGCGGTGACGGGGACGCGTAACATCGTCCAGTTCGAGACGGTCAACGCCGGCCAACTCCACCTCAGCGGCCGCGGCGCGGGGGGGCCCGAGACGGCGACGGCCATCCTCTCGGACGTGGGCCGACTGGAGTAG
- a CDS encoding amino acid-binding protein: MVDAGDAETEAVTDDVDGERTDGGERPQTHTIRLELVDKPGELLSALHPISENGGNLLSIFHERGNLTPRGHIPVEVDVECPPDRFETIVDALRAEGVNVIQAGAERYGEELTLLLVGDIVDTDLSDTLQRIESSTDAALADLSLSAPEGRSGASSARLRLATRTGRSDEVFEHVRQVADEKDLDVIEPLVGVAE; encoded by the coding sequence ATGGTCGACGCGGGCGACGCGGAGACCGAGGCCGTCACCGACGACGTGGACGGAGAACGGACGGACGGCGGCGAGCGTCCACAGACCCATACGATCCGGTTGGAACTCGTCGACAAGCCCGGCGAACTGCTGTCGGCGCTCCACCCCATCTCCGAGAACGGCGGGAACCTCCTCTCGATATTCCACGAGCGGGGGAACCTCACCCCGCGGGGACACATCCCCGTCGAGGTGGACGTCGAGTGCCCGCCGGATCGGTTCGAGACCATCGTCGACGCCCTCCGCGCGGAGGGGGTCAACGTCATTCAGGCGGGTGCCGAGCGGTACGGTGAGGAACTGACGCTGTTGCTGGTCGGCGACATCGTCGACACCGACCTCTCGGATACGCTCCAGCGGATCGAATCGAGCACCGACGCGGCGCTCGCGGACCTGTCGCTCTCGGCGCCCGAGGGCCGTAGCGGCGCCTCCAGCGCGCGTCTCAGGCTGGCGACCCGGACCGGCAGGTCCGACGAGGTGTTCGAGCACGTCCGGCAGGTCGCCGACGAGAAGGACCTCGACGTGATCGAACCGCTGGTGGGGGTGGCGGAATGA
- a CDS encoding sensor histidine kinase, which produces MTGVLARIDRALVRLFGPGPTAEGRRRERLARLGSCAVVGLTGVALFVPNLAPFLVGSQPIVGAGLAVLGTLVCLGLVAAGVLLYRSDFSTPNAVRIATWNFLGLVVLGTVLLAHGVYRGALGTVTPADALAAGNVLAISAAAHVIIGVHDARRVRAEQLAREREKFAVLSRVLRHNLRNDATVLIGQSRQLAAELDDPSLAETAETLSRRSREVGGLADKTKAMVEALDRRSSPNARLNVHDVATDAVDDVSAADGAEVAVDVPRDLWIWADDSIERALAELVENAVEHGGSEVHVSADTADDGAVRIDVADDGPGVPADERVVISGEEEITQLKHGSGLGLWVARSVAEAAGGDLCFDTDGERTVVRLVHDRAAVPAAVEMADDDAAAPAQSSTV; this is translated from the coding sequence ATGACAGGAGTACTCGCCCGCATCGACCGAGCACTCGTTCGACTGTTCGGCCCGGGACCGACCGCCGAGGGGCGGCGCCGGGAACGGCTGGCCCGGCTCGGTTCGTGTGCGGTCGTCGGTCTGACCGGCGTCGCGCTGTTCGTTCCGAACCTGGCGCCGTTTCTGGTGGGATCCCAACCGATCGTCGGGGCCGGGTTAGCGGTCCTGGGGACGCTCGTCTGTCTCGGCCTGGTCGCCGCCGGCGTCCTGCTGTATCGGAGTGACTTCTCGACGCCCAACGCGGTTCGGATCGCCACGTGGAACTTCCTCGGGCTCGTGGTCCTCGGGACCGTCCTGCTCGCACACGGCGTCTACCGCGGCGCGCTCGGGACCGTCACGCCGGCCGACGCGCTGGCGGCGGGGAACGTCCTCGCGATCAGCGCCGCCGCCCACGTCATCATCGGCGTCCACGACGCCAGGCGAGTGCGTGCGGAGCAACTGGCGCGCGAACGCGAGAAGTTCGCCGTGTTGAGCCGCGTCCTCCGGCACAACCTCCGGAACGACGCGACCGTGTTGATCGGTCAATCACGTCAGCTGGCGGCCGAGTTGGACGACCCGTCGCTCGCCGAGACCGCCGAGACGCTCAGCCGGCGTTCCCGGGAGGTGGGGGGACTCGCCGACAAGACCAAGGCGATGGTCGAGGCGTTGGATCGGCGGTCGTCGCCGAACGCACGGCTGAACGTCCACGACGTCGCCACGGACGCCGTCGACGACGTCTCGGCGGCCGACGGGGCGGAGGTCGCCGTCGACGTGCCGCGAGACCTGTGGATCTGGGCCGACGACAGCATCGAACGGGCACTCGCCGAACTCGTCGAGAACGCGGTCGAACACGGCGGCTCGGAGGTCCACGTCAGCGCCGACACCGCCGACGACGGGGCCGTTCGGATCGACGTCGCGGACGACGGCCCGGGCGTCCCCGCGGACGAACGCGTCGTCATCTCGGGTGAGGAGGAGATCACACAGCTCAAACACGGGAGCGGGCTCGGCCTCTGGGTCGCCCGATCGGTCGCGGAGGCCGCCGGCGGGGATCTGTGTTTCGACACCGACGGCGAGCGAACCGTCGTTCGGCTCGTCCACGACCGGGCCGCAGTCCCGGCCGCAGTCGAAATGGCGGACGACGATGCCGCGGCCCCCGCACAGTCGTCCACGGTCTGA
- a CDS encoding elongation factor EF-2, translating into MGRRKKIVQECERLMDKPENIRNIAIAAHVDHGKTTLTDNLLAGAGMISQDTAGEQLAMDTEEDEQERGITIDAANVSMTHEYEGDNHLINLIDTPGHVDFGGDVTRAMRAVDGALVVVDAVEGAMPQTETVLRQALREGVKPTLFINKVDRLISELQEGPQEMQDRLLSVIHDVNELIRGMTEEMDDITEDWTVGVEDGTVGFGSALYKWGVSMPSMQRTGMDFGDIIDLERADKRQELHERTPLSDVVLDMVCEHFPNPLNAQPRRIPRIWRGDAESDLAETMRLVDEDGELVLMVTDIGIDPHAGEIAAGRVFSGTIEKGQELYVSGTARQNRVQSVGIYMGGEREEVERVPAGNIAAVTGLKDAIAGSTVSSVEMTPFESIEHISEPVITKSVEARNMDDLPKLIETLQQVAKEDPTIQVEINEETGEHLISGQGELHLEVIGQRIERNQGIPINTGEPIVVYREAPQEASGEVEGVSPNRHNKFYITVEPLSDDIVDEIQLGNVSMDMPELERREALQEAGMDKDTSQNVEHIHGTNILIDDTKGIQHLNETMELVVEGLEEALDDGPLAAEPVQGALIRLHDAKLHEDTIHRGPAQVIPAVREAVHRALIDGEIRLLEPIQDVRIDVPSEHMGAASGEIQGRRGRVDDMYQEGDLMVIEGIAPVEEMIGFSSDIRSATEGRASWNTENAGFRVLADNLQPDLIEEIRERKGMKLELPPSVDYI; encoded by the coding sequence ATGGGCCGACGAAAGAAGATCGTACAAGAATGTGAACGGCTGATGGACAAACCGGAGAACATCCGGAACATCGCCATCGCCGCTCACGTCGATCACGGCAAGACGACGCTGACGGACAACCTGCTCGCCGGTGCGGGCATGATCTCCCAGGACACCGCGGGCGAACAGCTCGCGATGGACACGGAGGAAGACGAGCAGGAACGCGGCATCACCATCGACGCCGCGAACGTCTCGATGACCCACGAGTACGAGGGTGACAACCACCTGATCAACCTGATCGACACCCCCGGCCACGTCGACTTCGGTGGCGACGTGACCCGAGCGATGCGCGCCGTCGACGGTGCGCTCGTGGTCGTCGACGCCGTCGAGGGCGCCATGCCCCAGACGGAGACGGTGCTCCGACAGGCGCTCCGCGAGGGCGTCAAGCCGACGCTGTTCATCAACAAGGTCGACCGACTCATCTCCGAACTGCAGGAGGGCCCCCAGGAGATGCAGGACCGACTCCTGTCGGTCATCCACGACGTGAACGAACTCATCCGTGGCATGACCGAGGAGATGGACGACATCACCGAGGACTGGACCGTCGGCGTCGAGGACGGCACGGTCGGGTTCGGCTCCGCGCTGTACAAGTGGGGCGTGTCCATGCCCTCGATGCAGCGGACGGGCATGGACTTCGGCGACATCATCGACCTCGAACGCGCGGACAAGCGGCAGGAACTCCACGAGCGGACGCCGCTCTCCGACGTCGTCCTCGACATGGTGTGTGAGCACTTCCCGAACCCGCTGAACGCCCAGCCCCGTCGTATCCCGCGCATCTGGCGCGGCGACGCGGAGTCCGACCTCGCGGAGACGATGCGGCTGGTCGACGAGGACGGCGAACTCGTCCTGATGGTCACGGACATCGGGATCGACCCCCACGCCGGCGAGATCGCCGCGGGGCGTGTCTTCTCCGGCACTATCGAGAAGGGCCAAGAGCTGTACGTCTCGGGCACCGCTCGGCAGAACCGCGTCCAGAGCGTCGGCATCTACATGGGCGGCGAGCGCGAGGAAGTGGAGCGCGTCCCTGCGGGCAACATCGCCGCCGTCACCGGACTCAAGGACGCTATCGCCGGTTCCACGGTGTCGAGCGTCGAGATGACGCCGTTCGAGTCCATCGAACATATCAGCGAACCGGTCATCACGAAGAGCGTCGAGGCCCGGAACATGGACGACCTGCCGAAGCTCATCGAGACGCTCCAGCAGGTCGCCAAGGAGGACCCGACGATTCAGGTCGAGATCAACGAGGAGACCGGCGAACACCTCATCTCCGGCCAGGGCGAACTCCACCTCGAAGTCATCGGTCAGCGCATCGAGCGCAACCAGGGTATCCCGATCAACACCGGCGAACCGATCGTCGTCTACCGCGAGGCACCCCAGGAGGCCTCCGGCGAGGTCGAGGGCGTCTCGCCGAACCGCCACAACAAGTTCTACATCACGGTCGAGCCCCTGAGCGACGATATCGTCGACGAGATCCAGCTCGGGAACGTCTCGATGGACATGCCCGAACTGGAGCGCCGCGAGGCGCTGCAGGAGGCCGGCATGGACAAGGACACCTCCCAGAACGTGGAGCACATCCACGGGACGAACATCCTCATCGACGACACGAAGGGGATCCAGCACCTCAACGAGACGATGGAACTCGTCGTCGAGGGGCTCGAAGAAGCCCTGGACGACGGCCCGCTCGCGGCCGAACCCGTGCAGGGTGCGCTCATCCGGCTTCACGACGCGAAGCTCCACGAGGACACCATCCACCGCGGTCCGGCACAGGTCATCCCCGCGGTCCGGGAGGCCGTCCACCGCGCGCTCATCGACGGCGAGATCCGCCTGCTCGAACCCATCCAGGACGTCCGCATCGACGTCCCCTCGGAGCACATGGGTGCGGCCTCCGGCGAAATCCAGGGCCGCCGTGGCCGCGTCGACGACATGTACCAGGAGGGTGACCTCATGGTCATCGAGGGTATCGCGCCCGTCGAGGAGATGATCGGCTTCTCCTCGGACATCCGGAGCGCCACCGAGGGTCGCGCGTCGTGGAACACCGAGAACGCCGGCTTCCGCGTGCTCGCCGACAACCTCCAGCCGGACCTGATCGAAGAGATCCGCGAGCGCAAGGGTATGAAGCTGGAACTGCCGCCGTCGGTCGACTACATCTAA
- a CDS encoding DUF5781 family protein — translation MDVRVGAGAPPDPFLGAADLLATEHDLDRPVRVRVRDDPDERTWTAHYDDHHVLNISRQAATSAMARELALHELAHMVRYEQGHASHTQSTDEALFLALSGRDVERRKLTHCYQIANHMRDIYADDITLSVAPAAKLVQFLESQLAAAVADAPGPGPTGAAADSRRVSVGADPDITAVNAAFALALVERHGLIDAEHRLYDLARAAAADAPTVGMETFKRLFRTLGEDPSESDFRRDLVTATREYALDAGRAAD, via the coding sequence ATGGACGTACGCGTAGGGGCGGGCGCGCCACCGGACCCGTTTCTCGGCGCCGCCGACCTGCTCGCCACCGAACACGACCTGGATCGACCCGTTCGCGTCCGCGTCCGGGACGACCCGGACGAGCGGACCTGGACCGCACACTACGACGACCACCACGTGCTCAACATCTCCCGGCAGGCCGCCACGAGCGCCATGGCGCGGGAACTCGCCCTCCACGAACTCGCCCACATGGTCCGGTACGAACAGGGCCACGCCTCCCACACGCAGTCGACGGACGAGGCGCTCTTTCTCGCGCTCTCCGGCCGCGACGTCGAACGCCGGAAGCTGACCCACTGCTATCAGATCGCCAACCACATGCGCGACATCTACGCCGACGACATCACCCTCTCGGTGGCGCCGGCGGCCAAACTCGTCCAGTTTCTGGAGTCACAGCTCGCGGCCGCCGTCGCCGACGCCCCCGGCCCCGGTCCCACCGGCGCGGCCGCCGACTCCCGTCGCGTCTCCGTCGGCGCCGACCCCGACATCACCGCCGTCAACGCCGCCTTCGCCCTCGCCTTGGTCGAGCGCCACGGCCTGATCGACGCCGAACACCGCCTGTACGACCTGGCGCGGGCCGCCGCCGCCGACGCCCCGACCGTCGGGATGGAGACGTTCAAACGCCTCTTTCGCACCCTCGGCGAGGACCCAAGCGAGAGCGACTTCCGTCGCGACCTGGTGACGGCGACCCGGGAGTACGCCCTCGACGCGGGGCGGGCGGCCGACTAG
- a CDS encoding iron-containing alcohol dehydrogenase, with product MSDIGSLDTSHAIRSPAHVEYGSGAIDALEPFAADRDADSALLVTDEHLSTTGVVDGPRARLEAAGVDVTVYDGVAPEPKLSMVEASAELVADHDVVVGVGGGSSMDTAKFAAALAATDRPVRELLGMDNVPNPTKPLALVPTTAGTGSEVTHIGVFADERAGGVKKVVFSPHLFADLAAVDPDLTATLPPGVAAATGLDALTHAVESYVTLLRTPYTDTLALRAVELVAENLRPAVTQGTANDAARANMSLAATLAGQAFVNSGLGAVHALTYPLGMECDLGHGLANGVLLPHVMRYNVPAEVDRFADLAAALGAERRPGESERAFAERSVEATFDLLEDVDVPTSIAAFDDFDRGAFADFADVAFEHSEHNIERNPRAMDREDVIDVFEAAVAGR from the coding sequence ATGTCGGACATCGGGTCCCTCGATACGTCACACGCGATCCGGAGCCCCGCCCACGTCGAGTACGGGTCGGGGGCGATCGACGCCCTCGAACCGTTCGCGGCCGACCGCGACGCCGACTCGGCCCTGCTGGTCACCGACGAGCACCTGTCGACGACCGGCGTCGTCGACGGGCCCCGCGCCCGCCTCGAGGCCGCGGGCGTCGACGTGACAGTGTACGACGGCGTCGCCCCGGAGCCGAAGCTGTCGATGGTCGAGGCGTCGGCCGAACTGGTGGCCGACCACGACGTCGTCGTCGGCGTCGGCGGCGGGAGTTCCATGGACACCGCGAAGTTCGCGGCGGCGCTCGCGGCCACGGACCGTCCGGTCCGCGAACTGTTGGGGATGGACAACGTCCCGAACCCGACGAAGCCGCTGGCGCTCGTGCCCACGACGGCGGGCACGGGAAGCGAGGTGACCCACATCGGCGTCTTCGCCGACGAGCGCGCGGGCGGGGTGAAGAAGGTCGTCTTCTCCCCACACCTCTTTGCCGACCTCGCGGCAGTCGATCCGGATCTGACGGCGACGCTGCCGCCGGGGGTCGCCGCGGCGACGGGGCTAGACGCCCTGACACACGCCGTCGAGAGCTACGTCACGCTCCTGCGGACGCCGTATACGGACACGCTGGCGCTCCGGGCGGTCGAACTGGTCGCCGAGAACCTCCGGCCCGCGGTCACGCAGGGGACGGCCAACGACGCGGCCCGGGCCAACATGAGCCTCGCGGCCACGCTCGCCGGGCAGGCGTTCGTCAACTCCGGACTGGGGGCGGTCCACGCGCTCACCTACCCGCTCGGCATGGAGTGTGACCTGGGCCACGGACTGGCGAACGGCGTCCTCCTGCCACACGTGATGCGGTACAACGTGCCCGCGGAGGTCGATCGGTTCGCCGACCTGGCGGCGGCACTCGGCGCGGAGCGACGCCCCGGCGAGTCCGAACGGGCGTTCGCCGAGCGGAGCGTCGAGGCGACGTTCGACCTGCTCGAAGACGTGGACGTGCCGACGAGCATCGCGGCGTTCGACGACTTCGACCGAGGGGCCTTCGCCGACTTCGCGGACGTGGCGTTCGAACACTCCGAGCACAACATCGAGCGGAACCCTCGGGCGATGGACCGCGAGGACGTGATCGACGTGTTCGAGGCGGCGGTCGCGGGCCGCTAG
- a CDS encoding 30S ribosomal protein S7, with the protein MSESEGDTPDPDAPAGSDETETDALLFGVWETDDIAYADPSTKRYINVTPIAHTMGRHASKQFQKSEISVVERLINRLMQTEENTGKKQQAMRIVRDAFELVHEGTDENPVQVLVTAVENAAPREETVRLKYGGISVPQAVDVAPQRRVDQALKFLAEGTYRGSYKTPTSAAEALANQLMGAADYDVGTYAINQKEEAERVAAAAR; encoded by the coding sequence ATGTCCGAGAGCGAAGGCGACACCCCCGATCCGGACGCCCCGGCCGGCAGCGACGAGACGGAGACGGACGCCCTGCTGTTCGGCGTCTGGGAGACCGACGACATCGCGTACGCCGATCCGAGTACGAAGCGGTACATCAACGTGACCCCCATCGCCCACACGATGGGTCGGCACGCCTCCAAGCAGTTCCAGAAAAGCGAGATCTCCGTCGTCGAGCGGCTGATCAACCGCCTGATGCAGACCGAGGAGAACACGGGCAAGAAACAACAGGCGATGCGGATCGTCCGCGACGCGTTCGAACTCGTCCACGAGGGCACCGACGAGAATCCGGTACAGGTCCTCGTCACGGCCGTCGAGAACGCCGCGCCGCGCGAGGAGACCGTCCGCCTGAAGTACGGTGGCATCTCCGTCCCGCAGGCCGTCGACGTGGCCCCCCAGCGCCGCGTCGATCAGGCCCTGAAGTTCCTCGCCGAGGGCACCTACCGCGGGTCGTACAAGACGCCGACGAGCGCCGCCGAGGCGCTCGCGAACCAGCTGATGGGCGCCGCCGACTACGACGTCGGCACCTACGCCATCAACCAGAAAGAGGAAGCCGAGCGGGTCGCCGCGGCCGCCCGGTAA
- a CDS encoding 30S ribosomal protein S12, with protein sequence MANGKYAARKLKKDRQTRRWSDSEYARRERGLRKKSDPLEGAPQARGIVLEKVGIEAKQPNSAIRKCVRVQLIKNGKQVTAFCPGDGAISFIDEHDEVTIAGIGGAKGRAMGDLSGVNYKVEKVNGVSLIELVRGNAEKPVR encoded by the coding sequence ATGGCGAACGGCAAATATGCGGCCCGCAAACTCAAGAAGGACCGCCAGACGCGGCGGTGGTCCGACTCGGAGTACGCGCGACGCGAGCGCGGCCTCCGGAAGAAGTCGGACCCGCTCGAGGGGGCGCCCCAGGCACGGGGCATCGTCCTCGAGAAGGTCGGCATCGAGGCGAAACAGCCCAACTCGGCGATCCGGAAGTGCGTCCGGGTCCAGCTGATCAAGAACGGCAAGCAGGTGACGGCGTTCTGTCCCGGCGACGGGGCCATCTCCTTCATCGACGAACACGACGAGGTCACCATCGCCGGCATCGGCGGCGCGAAGGGTCGCGCGATGGGCGACCTCTCCGGCGTGAACTACAAGGTCGAGAAGGTCAACGGCGTCTCGCTCATCGAACTCGTGCGCGGTAACGCGGAGAAACCGGTCCGATAA
- a CDS encoding PQQ-binding-like beta-propeller repeat protein: protein MPARRAALALLGGTLAAALSGCLGDDTDDPEPTTVTNRPVDAAGSVPQYQVDAGNGGRLDGPTPSSPTVAWRRTPARYDASQPVVDGDAVYVGFDGDLVKLAADTGDVAWTVDAGHASDATPAVHGDVVYTTVWNGGESVPRGLVAVDAADGTVRWRALTDNDVNASPTPTDDAVFVGGGYENGEVAAVEHDGTVRWRRDLGAYAAAPATVGDRVVYATGESASAVALDADTGETVWDRSLDGRAVAAPTVVGDAVLVADESGRVRALDAATGDRRWRTAVDDRVTHSVARGDGTAVVAHGGGVTGLGVEDGERRWWTEIDRDPTAPVVVGGTVLVGAGRAVIALGADGVERWRVETRERSYTDVVLGGVTGSPVAVDGTVLVATQAGDVYALDDG from the coding sequence ATGCCCGCTCGCCGTGCCGCCCTCGCCCTCCTCGGAGGAACCCTGGCCGCCGCGCTGTCCGGCTGTCTCGGCGACGACACCGACGACCCGGAACCGACGACGGTGACGAACCGGCCCGTCGACGCCGCGGGATCGGTCCCGCAGTACCAGGTCGACGCCGGGAACGGCGGCCGCCTCGACGGCCCGACGCCCTCGTCCCCGACGGTCGCCTGGCGGCGGACCCCGGCACGCTACGACGCCAGCCAACCGGTCGTCGACGGCGACGCGGTCTACGTCGGCTTCGACGGCGACCTGGTGAAACTCGCGGCCGATACCGGCGACGTGGCGTGGACGGTCGACGCCGGCCACGCCTCGGACGCCACCCCCGCGGTCCACGGGGACGTCGTCTACACGACGGTCTGGAACGGCGGCGAGTCCGTCCCTCGCGGGCTGGTCGCCGTCGACGCCGCCGACGGCACGGTGCGCTGGCGTGCCCTGACCGACAACGACGTGAACGCCTCGCCGACCCCGACGGACGACGCCGTCTTCGTCGGCGGAGGATACGAGAACGGCGAGGTCGCCGCCGTCGAACACGACGGGACCGTCAGGTGGCGGCGCGACCTCGGTGCGTACGCGGCCGCGCCGGCGACCGTCGGCGACCGGGTCGTCTACGCGACCGGCGAGTCCGCCTCGGCGGTCGCCCTCGACGCCGACACGGGCGAGACGGTCTGGGACCGGTCGCTCGACGGCCGCGCCGTGGCCGCCCCGACCGTCGTCGGGGACGCGGTGCTCGTCGCCGACGAGTCCGGGCGCGTCCGCGCGCTCGACGCCGCCACCGGGGACCGCCGGTGGCGTACCGCCGTCGACGACCGGGTCACACACTCGGTCGCCCGTGGCGACGGGACGGCCGTCGTCGCCCACGGCGGCGGGGTGACGGGGCTCGGGGTCGAAGACGGCGAACGGCGGTGGTGGACCGAAATCGACCGCGATCCGACTGCGCCGGTGGTGGTCGGTGGGACCGTCCTCGTCGGGGCAGGCCGGGCGGTGATCGCACTCGGGGCGGACGGGGTGGAGCGCTGGCGGGTCGAGACACGGGAGCGGAGCTACACGGACGTCGTGCTCGGCGGCGTGACCGGGTCGCCGGTCGCCGTCGACGGAACGGTCCTCGTCGCGACCCAAGCCGGGGACGTGTACGCGCTCGACGACGGGTAG
- a CDS encoding NusA-like transcription termination signal-binding factor, whose amino-acid sequence MRITLSDRDRRYIACFEDETGATARDCLVYEDEDRVVFLVAAGEMADAVGPGGRRVRAVEETLGRSVELVEDADTPEAFVANTLAPAAVQHVTISEQGDRIAYAEVPEADRGAAIGRDGRNIETARRLASRHYDLDDVQLT is encoded by the coding sequence ATGCGGATCACCCTGTCGGATCGCGACCGTCGGTACATCGCCTGCTTCGAGGACGAGACCGGCGCGACAGCCCGCGACTGCCTCGTCTACGAGGACGAGGATCGGGTCGTCTTCCTCGTCGCTGCCGGCGAGATGGCCGACGCGGTCGGCCCCGGCGGCCGGCGGGTACGGGCGGTCGAGGAGACGCTCGGCCGCTCGGTCGAACTCGTCGAGGACGCCGACACGCCGGAGGCGTTCGTCGCCAACACCCTCGCCCCGGCGGCGGTCCAGCACGTCACGATCAGCGAGCAGGGCGACCGGATCGCCTACGCGGAGGTGCCCGAGGCCGACCGCGGCGCCGCCATCGGCCGCGACGGGCGGAACATCGAGACCGCCCGGCGGCTCGCCAGCCGGCATTACGACCTCGACGACGTGCAGTTGACCTGA